One genomic window of Cygnus olor isolate bCygOlo1 chromosome 3, bCygOlo1.pri.v2, whole genome shotgun sequence includes the following:
- the SLC30A6 gene encoding zinc transporter 6 isoform X3 yields the protein MWCSSTNSIALTAYTYLTIFDLFSLITCLISYWVMMKKPSPVYSFGFERFEVLAVFASTVLAQLGALFILKESAERFLEQPEIHTGRLLVGTFVALFFNLFTMLSIRNKPFAYVSEAASTSWLQEHVADLSRSICGIIPGLSSIFLPRMNPFVLIDIAGALALCITYMLIEINNYYAVDTASAIAIALMTFGTMYPMSVYSGKVLLQTTPPHVFGQLDKLLREVSTLDGVLEVRNEHFWTLGFGNLAGSVHVRIRRDANEQMVLAHVTNRLYALVSTLTVQIFKDDWIRPTLSSVPIANNMLNLSDHHIISMPSLKAADNLNPITSTPAKPSSPPPEFSFNTPGKNVNPVILLNTQTRPYGLGLNHGSTPYSSVLNQGFGIPGMGAQQGFRTGFTNVPSRYGTNTRGQPRP from the exons ATGTGGTGCAGCTCTACGAACAGCATAG CTTTAACTGCTTACACATACTTGACAATTTTCGATCTTTTCAG tttgatAACATGTCTAATAAGCTATTGGGTAATGATGAAGAAGCCCAGTCCAGTCTATTCATTTGG GTTTGAGAGGTTTGAAGTTCTAGCTGTATTTGCTTCTACGGTTCTAGCACAACTTGGTGCTCTTTTTATACTGAAAGAAAG TGCAGAACGATTTCTGGAACAGCCTGAGATACACAC GGGGCGACTGCTGGTTGGTACTTTCGTGGCTCTCTTTTTCAACTTATTTACAATGCTTTCCATTAGGAATAAGCCTTTTGCTTATGTCTCTGAAG ctgcCAGCACAAGTTGGCTTCAAGAGCATGTTGCAGATCTCAGTAGAAG tatttgtgGAATCATCCCAGGATTGAGCAGCATCTTTCTGCCGCGAATGAACCCTTTTGTCTTGATTGATATCGCTGGAGCTTTAGCTCTTTGCATTACGTATATGCTCATTGAAATCAA cAATTACTATGCTGTAGACACAGCCTCAGCTATAGCAATTGCTTTGATGACTTTTGGTACCATGTATCCCATGAGTGTCTACAGTGGGAAAGTACTACTCCAG ACAACCCCACCTCATGTGTTTGGCCAGTTAGATAAACTTCTTAGAGAG GTTTCAACCTTGGATGGTGTCTTGGAAGTTCGAAATGAGCATTTCTGGACATTAGGTTTTGGCAATTTG GCTGGATCAGTACATGTCCGAATTCGGAGAGATGCAAATGAACAAATGGTACTTGCCCATGTCACTAACCGATTATACGCGTTGGTCTCTACCTTGACTgttcagattttcaaagatgACTGGATCAGACCTACCTTATCATCTGTGCCTATTGCAAACAATATGCTGAACCTTTCAGATCATCATATTATTTCAATGCCATCTTTGAAAGCTGCTGACAACTTGAACCCTATTACATCTACTCCAGCTAAGCCCAGCAGCCCACCACcagaattttctttcaataCGCCAGGCAAAAATGTGAATCCAGTTATCCTTTTAAACACTCAGACGAGGCCCTATGGATTGGGCCTTAATCACGGATCCACACCCTACAGCAGTGTACTCAATCAAGGATTTGGAATACCAGGAATGGGAGCACAGCAAGGATTCAGAACTGGTTTTACAAATGTCCCAAGCAGATATGGAACAAACACTCGTGGTCAACCTCGACCATAA
- the SLC30A6 gene encoding zinc transporter 6 isoform X2 — MGTIHLFRKSQRSLVGKLTHEFRLVAADRRSWKILLFGAINLICIGFLLMWCSSTNSIALTAYTYLTIFDLFSLITCLISYWVMMKKPSPVYSFGAERFLEQPEIHTGRLLVGTFVALFFNLFTMLSIRNKPFAYVSEAASTSWLQEHVADLSRSICGIIPGLSSIFLPRMNPFVLIDIAGALALCITYMLIEINNYYAVDTASAIAIALMTFGTMYPMSVYSGKVLLQTTPPHVFGQLDKLLREVSTLDGVLEVRNEHFWTLGFGNLAGSVHVRIRRDANEQMVLAHVTNRLYALVSTLTVQIFKDDWIRPTLSSVPIANNMLNLSDHHIISMPSLKAADNLNPITSTPAKPSSPPPEFSFNTPGKNVNPVILLNTQTRPYGLGLNHGSTPYSSVLNQGFGIPGMGAQQGFRTGFTNVPSRYGTNTRGQPRP; from the exons TCCTGGAAGATCTTGCTGTTTGGTGCTATAAATTTAATATGTATTGGCTTCCTGCTCATGTGGTGCAGCTCTACGAACAGCATAG CTTTAACTGCTTACACATACTTGACAATTTTCGATCTTTTCAG tttgatAACATGTCTAATAAGCTATTGGGTAATGATGAAGAAGCCCAGTCCAGTCTATTCATTTGG TGCAGAACGATTTCTGGAACAGCCTGAGATACACAC GGGGCGACTGCTGGTTGGTACTTTCGTGGCTCTCTTTTTCAACTTATTTACAATGCTTTCCATTAGGAATAAGCCTTTTGCTTATGTCTCTGAAG ctgcCAGCACAAGTTGGCTTCAAGAGCATGTTGCAGATCTCAGTAGAAG tatttgtgGAATCATCCCAGGATTGAGCAGCATCTTTCTGCCGCGAATGAACCCTTTTGTCTTGATTGATATCGCTGGAGCTTTAGCTCTTTGCATTACGTATATGCTCATTGAAATCAA cAATTACTATGCTGTAGACACAGCCTCAGCTATAGCAATTGCTTTGATGACTTTTGGTACCATGTATCCCATGAGTGTCTACAGTGGGAAAGTACTACTCCAG ACAACCCCACCTCATGTGTTTGGCCAGTTAGATAAACTTCTTAGAGAG GTTTCAACCTTGGATGGTGTCTTGGAAGTTCGAAATGAGCATTTCTGGACATTAGGTTTTGGCAATTTG GCTGGATCAGTACATGTCCGAATTCGGAGAGATGCAAATGAACAAATGGTACTTGCCCATGTCACTAACCGATTATACGCGTTGGTCTCTACCTTGACTgttcagattttcaaagatgACTGGATCAGACCTACCTTATCATCTGTGCCTATTGCAAACAATATGCTGAACCTTTCAGATCATCATATTATTTCAATGCCATCTTTGAAAGCTGCTGACAACTTGAACCCTATTACATCTACTCCAGCTAAGCCCAGCAGCCCACCACcagaattttctttcaataCGCCAGGCAAAAATGTGAATCCAGTTATCCTTTTAAACACTCAGACGAGGCCCTATGGATTGGGCCTTAATCACGGATCCACACCCTACAGCAGTGTACTCAATCAAGGATTTGGAATACCAGGAATGGGAGCACAGCAAGGATTCAGAACTGGTTTTACAAATGTCCCAAGCAGATATGGAACAAACACTCGTGGTCAACCTCGACCATAA
- the QPCT gene encoding glutaminyl-peptide cyclotransferase isoform X2: protein MAGLAGALCLAAAASWLPPAQGRESGAGWTLLKYSHQPRILYSDAIQKVAENTDVSEMWENDLRPILIERYSGSPGNYAVRQHIKHRLQRLQAGWEIEEDTFQRYTPYGYQTFSNIISTLKPSAKRHLVLACHYDSKFFAPQWHGRVFVGATDSAVPCAMILELARALDNKLQAIKSSSTSRPDLSLQLIFFDGEEAFVQWSPSDSLYGSQHLAQKMVSTPHPPGSTTTNQLQGMDLLVLLDLIGAPNPVFPNYFPNTIRWFQRLQAIEEKLHGMNLLKNHLVERQYFQNNLHRGLVEDDHVPFLLRGVPVLHLIPSPFPQVWHTMEDTEENLDKTTIDNLSKILQVFVLEYLNLQ from the exons ATGGCGGGGCTGGCCGGGGCGCTCTGcctggccgccgccgcctcctggCTTCCCCCGGCGCAGGGGCGGGAGAGCGGCGCGGGCTGGACGCTGCTCAAG TATTCTCACCAGCCAAGAATTTTATATTCTGATGCTATTCAAAAAGTTGCAGAAAACACCgatgtttctgaaatgtggGAAAATGATTTGCGCCCCATCCTGATAGAAAGATACTCAGGATCACCAGGAAACTATGCCGTACGGCAG CACATCAAGCATCGCCTTCAAAGGTTACAGGCTGGTTGGGAAATTGAAGAAGATACATTTCAGAGATACACGCCGTATGGATATCAAACCTTTTCAAATATTATCAGTACTCTCAAGCCCTCTGCAAAACGCCATCTGGTACTCGCTTGCCACTACGACTCAAAATTCTTTGCACCACAATGGCACGGGAGGGTGTTTGTAGGAGCAACTGATTCAGCCGTGCCTTGTGCTATGATATTGGAGCTGGCACGGGCCCTGGATAACAAGCTTCAGGCAATCAAG agcagctcaaCATCAAGACCAGACCTTTCacttcagcttattttttttgatggtgAAGAAGCTTTTGTCCAGTGGTCCCCTTCAGATTCCCTCTATGGGTCCCAACACTTGGCTCAGAAGATGGTATCTACTCCACATCCACCTGGTTCAACAACCACAAATCAGCTCCAGGGCATG GACCTACTTGTACTACTGGATTTAATTGGTGCACCAAACCCAGTCTTTCCcaattattttccaaacacTATCCGATGGTTTCAGAGGCTTCAAGCAATTG aggaaaagctaCACGGCATGAATCTGTTGAAGAATCACCTTGTTGAGAGGCAGTACTTCCAGAATAATTTACATCGAGGCTTGGTTGAAGATGACCACGTTCCATTTTTATTAAGAG GGGTTCCAGTCCTCCATCTGATTCCATCTCCTTTTCCTCAAGTATGGCATACCATGGAAGACACTGAAGAAAACCTTGACAAAACCACTATCGACAATCTCAGCAAAATCCTGCAAGTGTTTGTACTAGAATACCTAAACCTGCAATGA
- the QPCT gene encoding glutaminyl-peptide cyclotransferase isoform X1, translating into MAGLAGALCLAAAASWLPPAQGRESGAGWTLLKYSHQPRILYSDAIQKVAENTDVSEMWENDLRPILIERYSGSPGNYAVRQHIKHRLQRLQAGWEIEEDTFQRYTPYGYQTFSNIISTLKPSAKRHLVLACHYDSKFFAPQWHGRVFVGATDSAVPCAMILELARALDNKLQAIKQSSSTSRPDLSLQLIFFDGEEAFVQWSPSDSLYGSQHLAQKMVSTPHPPGSTTTNQLQGMDLLVLLDLIGAPNPVFPNYFPNTIRWFQRLQAIEEKLHGMNLLKNHLVERQYFQNNLHRGLVEDDHVPFLLRGVPVLHLIPSPFPQVWHTMEDTEENLDKTTIDNLSKILQVFVLEYLNLQ; encoded by the exons ATGGCGGGGCTGGCCGGGGCGCTCTGcctggccgccgccgcctcctggCTTCCCCCGGCGCAGGGGCGGGAGAGCGGCGCGGGCTGGACGCTGCTCAAG TATTCTCACCAGCCAAGAATTTTATATTCTGATGCTATTCAAAAAGTTGCAGAAAACACCgatgtttctgaaatgtggGAAAATGATTTGCGCCCCATCCTGATAGAAAGATACTCAGGATCACCAGGAAACTATGCCGTACGGCAG CACATCAAGCATCGCCTTCAAAGGTTACAGGCTGGTTGGGAAATTGAAGAAGATACATTTCAGAGATACACGCCGTATGGATATCAAACCTTTTCAAATATTATCAGTACTCTCAAGCCCTCTGCAAAACGCCATCTGGTACTCGCTTGCCACTACGACTCAAAATTCTTTGCACCACAATGGCACGGGAGGGTGTTTGTAGGAGCAACTGATTCAGCCGTGCCTTGTGCTATGATATTGGAGCTGGCACGGGCCCTGGATAACAAGCTTCAGGCAATCAAG cagagcagctcaaCATCAAGACCAGACCTTTCacttcagcttattttttttgatggtgAAGAAGCTTTTGTCCAGTGGTCCCCTTCAGATTCCCTCTATGGGTCCCAACACTTGGCTCAGAAGATGGTATCTACTCCACATCCACCTGGTTCAACAACCACAAATCAGCTCCAGGGCATG GACCTACTTGTACTACTGGATTTAATTGGTGCACCAAACCCAGTCTTTCCcaattattttccaaacacTATCCGATGGTTTCAGAGGCTTCAAGCAATTG aggaaaagctaCACGGCATGAATCTGTTGAAGAATCACCTTGTTGAGAGGCAGTACTTCCAGAATAATTTACATCGAGGCTTGGTTGAAGATGACCACGTTCCATTTTTATTAAGAG GGGTTCCAGTCCTCCATCTGATTCCATCTCCTTTTCCTCAAGTATGGCATACCATGGAAGACACTGAAGAAAACCTTGACAAAACCACTATCGACAATCTCAGCAAAATCCTGCAAGTGTTTGTACTAGAATACCTAAACCTGCAATGA
- the SLC30A6 gene encoding zinc transporter 6 isoform X1 has protein sequence MGTIHLFRKSQRSLVGKLTHEFRLVAADRRSWKILLFGAINLICIGFLLMWCSSTNSIALTAYTYLTIFDLFSLITCLISYWVMMKKPSPVYSFGFERFEVLAVFASTVLAQLGALFILKESAERFLEQPEIHTGRLLVGTFVALFFNLFTMLSIRNKPFAYVSEAASTSWLQEHVADLSRSICGIIPGLSSIFLPRMNPFVLIDIAGALALCITYMLIEINNYYAVDTASAIAIALMTFGTMYPMSVYSGKVLLQTTPPHVFGQLDKLLREVSTLDGVLEVRNEHFWTLGFGNLAGSVHVRIRRDANEQMVLAHVTNRLYALVSTLTVQIFKDDWIRPTLSSVPIANNMLNLSDHHIISMPSLKAADNLNPITSTPAKPSSPPPEFSFNTPGKNVNPVILLNTQTRPYGLGLNHGSTPYSSVLNQGFGIPGMGAQQGFRTGFTNVPSRYGTNTRGQPRP, from the exons TCCTGGAAGATCTTGCTGTTTGGTGCTATAAATTTAATATGTATTGGCTTCCTGCTCATGTGGTGCAGCTCTACGAACAGCATAG CTTTAACTGCTTACACATACTTGACAATTTTCGATCTTTTCAG tttgatAACATGTCTAATAAGCTATTGGGTAATGATGAAGAAGCCCAGTCCAGTCTATTCATTTGG GTTTGAGAGGTTTGAAGTTCTAGCTGTATTTGCTTCTACGGTTCTAGCACAACTTGGTGCTCTTTTTATACTGAAAGAAAG TGCAGAACGATTTCTGGAACAGCCTGAGATACACAC GGGGCGACTGCTGGTTGGTACTTTCGTGGCTCTCTTTTTCAACTTATTTACAATGCTTTCCATTAGGAATAAGCCTTTTGCTTATGTCTCTGAAG ctgcCAGCACAAGTTGGCTTCAAGAGCATGTTGCAGATCTCAGTAGAAG tatttgtgGAATCATCCCAGGATTGAGCAGCATCTTTCTGCCGCGAATGAACCCTTTTGTCTTGATTGATATCGCTGGAGCTTTAGCTCTTTGCATTACGTATATGCTCATTGAAATCAA cAATTACTATGCTGTAGACACAGCCTCAGCTATAGCAATTGCTTTGATGACTTTTGGTACCATGTATCCCATGAGTGTCTACAGTGGGAAAGTACTACTCCAG ACAACCCCACCTCATGTGTTTGGCCAGTTAGATAAACTTCTTAGAGAG GTTTCAACCTTGGATGGTGTCTTGGAAGTTCGAAATGAGCATTTCTGGACATTAGGTTTTGGCAATTTG GCTGGATCAGTACATGTCCGAATTCGGAGAGATGCAAATGAACAAATGGTACTTGCCCATGTCACTAACCGATTATACGCGTTGGTCTCTACCTTGACTgttcagattttcaaagatgACTGGATCAGACCTACCTTATCATCTGTGCCTATTGCAAACAATATGCTGAACCTTTCAGATCATCATATTATTTCAATGCCATCTTTGAAAGCTGCTGACAACTTGAACCCTATTACATCTACTCCAGCTAAGCCCAGCAGCCCACCACcagaattttctttcaataCGCCAGGCAAAAATGTGAATCCAGTTATCCTTTTAAACACTCAGACGAGGCCCTATGGATTGGGCCTTAATCACGGATCCACACCCTACAGCAGTGTACTCAATCAAGGATTTGGAATACCAGGAATGGGAGCACAGCAAGGATTCAGAACTGGTTTTACAAATGTCCCAAGCAGATATGGAACAAACACTCGTGGTCAACCTCGACCATAA